The region CTCCTAGTACCCTAGGAGGTTTTGTCCCTCCATGGCTTATACCATTGGAGGTTAGGTTTCTTCCTGCTTTTAGGGCAGGGAGTTTTGTTCCTCCCGGACATGTTCCGATGGAGATTTTTGTCTCCTATCCCTTATGGGTCGAGGAATTTGTGgtgtttttttcttatttttatgacAGGTAGGCCTTCATATAGCGTCGATTTTAGGGATTGGCCGTTCTCCTCGTGTCTCCAGTGGTTTTCTGGCTGAGCCTCAATAGCCATCTTCTCTGCGTGCTAGATCTATGTTTTTCCACTGGTTTTCTTATGACACACGCTTCCTAGTCGTGTTCACCGTCGTCCTCTGATCCAGCCGTCTCAAGCCGATGGCTTTGCCGTTCGTTCTTGCTGGCGCGTGGTCAGCACGTGAGGGGGATCTCTCTTCCTTAATGGGCGCGTGTGGGTCACGCCATACTTTTCAAGCCATGGTTGGTGGTGGTCGGTGGATGACGGCTTTTGTTTGTTACTGGGGAGCTTCAGGGGACGACGCGTGTCTTGCACACGCTACCTCCGATGGCGGTAGCTTCCCTTCCAATGTTGGTAGTGACGGTGTTtctgttgtttgtttgtgtatATTCCCTTATTTCTTTGTATTTCATAGTGTGTCTCTGTAATACACAAAATGTTTATTGGACTTATTTGTTGGCTGTGGTAGCTAGATCAACCCTCTTTTCTTTATAGTGTGTGCTTATTTTTAAAGAGAGGCTCAAAATGGTGTTCatgtaatatttgtgtattgtttagtgataagtcttgaattattcgattcaagaccccttaatttgcatttgtaagacctagttcgtattgtatatataacgttttgttggtAGTGACGGTGTTtctgttgtttgtttgtgtatATTCTCTTATTTCTTTGTATTTCACAGTGTGTCTCTGTAATACACAAAATGTTTATTGGACTTATTTGTTGGCTGTGGTAGCTAGAtcaactctcttttctttatagTGTGTGCTTATTTTTAAAGAGAGGCTCAAAAGGGTGTTCatgtaatatttgtgtattgtttagtgataagtcttgaattattcgattcaagaccccttaatttgcatttgtaagacctagttcgtattgtatatataacgttttgttgtagtttttgtattttatcttattttcaggtcttagttgaaatctaattcaaaactcttgaattagacctgaaaatacatcaaaggCATTTTGGTCACTTCCAGAGTTCAAGACTGACCCTGAGAAGATggaaaatcgtccaaggcatttcgatcgatctactatttgtacagccaataattcgatcgatcgactcttcgatcgatcgacatattttcgatcgatcgaattcgccgacttccagaaaatcagatattttcagatctttgcattctttatgcaattcaaatcataagttggattttgtggacagaaatggacgccgaccagctctgtttgtgtggctaggattagctcttgatgttcttttgtaaatccaattctctatatatatgagattagggttttatgttagaacatgcatcttttggggtttattcggatttgctcaggtgtatcacttcaatttcttgtattttcattcacttagatgctactctctggaccgaaatccagagagtttgtttccttgttgtttttcctttgttcttcatattctagttagttttcttcttcctcttttgtaatccgaatttctttaagtttaatatagttgatttcaattcatttctcctttgttcctttactgttttcattcatttctatgcctagattagtttaaattcatgtctagctaatttagttcttagggtttgatccaagtcctatccaaaaccatgtagtgttcttgatgttcttgggattttctttagatgtttgatgattgctaagggctagagaatatcaaaactcatgctaaaaggttttgatatcaatattccaatccaattattcatgaaaaatagattaacttgtctatgagtttttcttgaagtcttgagtaaaaccaacattcttggaaacaagaatgatgtcttttgcaatgaagctatttgacatgatgtatgatttctcattagagtcaccttatagggtatgctagggaacaccaatcatttcacccctttggtagtctaattgtctttcaattgtagtttaactttatgtggaatgatttggtgtgaaactatgtatcttatcattgtggcctaattagggttttcatgtattgtgtatactcattaggatgtgttatagagtagtaagctatgGAACATTAGttactccacacctttggtagagtaaatgtttttcaattctagtttagtctttacgtggagtagattaatgtaaatctaggtgctttatgattacgtcttaactaagGTATTTTCGtgttgaggtcgtcgtaatggttgacgcccattacgcgctcatatcaagcatgttgggaaagtccatatagactttaagcattgcattggtggaggattggataggatcaacaccctaagttttcttttaagttaatttcatttccatttttatttctttcaccttgtcgttgtagcttcaattctacaaccctttacttttatttttgttttaaagttaagttaaatacgctctttagatattccattacgcaaaacaaccaataatctctgtggttcgatcacccttactatagtacaatcgatacgtactattgcgagtggttcaaatatataaatttaaaatctacGTGTAGCCGGCGAGTCCCGAGCTATACCATTTAGGCAGCTGTTTCAAGCCGGCCTTGGGTCTGGCTTAGGATGTAGAGGTCTAGTACCTTTTATCTGTCTCTGTAATGCCTTCTGGCTTTGTTTAGCAATAGATCGATGTAGCACATGCTActtgttcaaaaaaagaaaaaagaaaagaaaagaaaaagaccaaaaatattaacaaacagaaTAGGAGGGGTAACCTCATATTTTACAGAAGCTTCGGAGCCACCCTTTTCCTTCTCGCTTCTATCATctcctttccatttttgttttttcttttgtttgtaggtatTTTCCACCATATCAACATTTTTTGCCTCTTCGCTATGCATCCGTCTATCTACCTTTGTGCTGTGCCGTACTGCCGTTAATCTTCTCCCTAGCCGATGCTGCTGTTTACtgattgtgtttttgctttgaataagagttttattctaTTTAGATCTATCCTAATGGGTGATCTAAAGAGATGGGTTATCTTTCACAGTGTGAGGAGTTATCTCTCACGGTTTGGATAGTTTGGTGtaaggggttatctctcacagtcgatttaaataaatttttctatgatattttgctacccttgtcttagatctagtctgctcggaGTAGATCtactatttaactatttttgtatatgggttaacggaagatgaaagtcattgATAGTActttattttaagaattttgtttgtatttataacTATATAACATCATAGCATGTAATTATGATTTCGTAGAACTTTATGTTTtatgatgtaagagctttatgctcgtgatctttaatcaatgaaatactcaaatcttttgttaaaaaaaaaacaaacagttataaatacaaaatattcaaaattacttttacaGCTATATCACgtgattatatttttttcaactaaaaaacaaaaaatactctctAAAATTTTTCATCAAACAAACCCACTTGGTCTTAACTATccattaaatatgtaaaatggagacaatttattttatggtcCAAATTTTGTATTGTTACATATAACTTTATACCATTATATGACGTcctgttatttaaaattttaacaatatatttaacatgtaAAACATGTACACtattaaaactataaaatctAATATAAATCCTAAAATAACTCATCTTTATTTTACTTCAATACAAAGTTTGGTGTGATTGCATTGtgtaaaatcaaaaattaaCGTCTCACTTATCAACGAGGAGCAATACTaaaagtcattcttttgttatttttgtgtccctaaaaaaatgatgtgacttttaaaatcatcattgaactTATGATTGAtctctattgaattttaatcaattGGTGAATTTAAACGCCACATCATTCTTTaaggaacacaaaaaaaaaaaaaaaaaaaaatacaaaagtgaCTTGAATAATTACTCATCAACAAGGCAAGGCTACcaactctttatatatatatatatttatttatttatttattttgaggcACAAATGTCAACTTGTTCAGGCTATTAAGATAAGAATtggtatatattaaaaaaaaaagaacgaaaagtAATGCTATGGTTGTTAAAATCcgccattattttttatttttttttacaagtattaatttaataattaatttttaaatagaattatttattaaaaaattgaagaaaacaaaaaaaaaaaaagcaaatcctGGTCAAATTAATTTAGATAGCACATATGAGAAACTTAGGtaacaagagagaaaaagataAGAGTAACTGGACAGGAACTTAGGACTCCAGGAGAGAGAATCAATTAACTTTTCAGAAAGcagcttctttctttctcttcaaaaGGAAAGTGTAGGGTCAGGTTGGCCTCCCTGGGGTCTTCCGTCTTGACGAAATCTCTTCCGCCAACAGCTTAAACAGTAGAGATCATGGACAACATAACCTCAGCTCCACCATCAAAAGATTCAAAGCCCAAATGGGTCCTTCCCTACCGGACTCAAAACCTCGGGGAAATCTACACGCTAGGCCGAAAGCTCGGCTCGGGCCAGTTCGGCACAACGTTCCTCTGCACAGACAAGTCCACAGGCCATAACTACGCTTGCAAGTCAATCCCGAAGCGGAAGCTCCTCTACCCGGAGGACTACGACGACGTTCTGAGGGAGATTCAGATAATGCACCACTTGTCGGAGCACCCACATGTGGTGAGGATCCGAGGCACGTTTGAAGACTCTGTGGCTGTGCACTTGGTGATGGAGCTGTGCGAGGGTGGGGAGCTCTTTGACAGGATAGTGAAGAAGGGTCAGTACAGTGAGAGAGAGGCTGCCAAGTTGTTGAAGACCATTCTTGGGGTTGTGGAGGCTTGTCATTCTCTTGGGGTTATGCATAGAGACCTCAAGCCTGAGAACTTCTTGTTTAGTAGCGTGGAGGAGGATGCTGCTCTTAAAGCCACTGATTTTGGGCTCTCTGTCTTCTACAAGCCAGGTTGCTTcctgggtttctttctttttcttcaattttgtcTTCTATTACTGTTTTCaggtttcttcattttcttgagaaacaaCTGCTGTTCTGGATTTGTGTGAATGGTTTCTCATATAGGTTTCtccaatatatattttctcttggaattatttttttcataattcgCCTCAATAATTTTGGTTATTTCTGCTTTTTCTtgtgaagttttttttcttttctgcaaatGGAATAATACTTACGAGGATGCTATCCTCTGTGCTACTAATGCTGGAGTCTGTGTGTTCCAGAATTCAATCTACTTCCTGGGCTTATTTATATTTCTGTGTTCTCTGAATGGAATGAGATTGTTGTTTGAATTCGACTATAAGGAACTTTATTCCTTGAGTTGAAATATGAGTTCAAGTAAACGAGTTCTCATCTGGATGTTTCAAATTCTTTCAGTCTTTGGCTTTAATTGAAATGATTGTTACCAAGGGTTTTTGTATAAGATGTGATAGGCTGTTTTGAGTTCGAGTAACTACATCCACTAATGTCTCTGCGAATCAATCTCATAGCTTAGTCAAAACTGAGGAAAATAGAACGGACCTATATTTTGAGCTTAATGTAGTCTGTAGTATGGTTTCCTAAACTTGAGAATGCAATTAGTCATTACCACCTGCAGGCAATACTGAGTGGAGATTCACAAATAATTTGGAACCTAAgattcttttgggttttttttaggTAAGTAGATCCAAGATTCAAAATTTGGTTCTCTTTTTGTTCTGCCCTTAGCAATCCAGAGGATCATAATATTCACTGTGAATCTTTCCCTATCTGGAATGAAAGAAGATTTGACAATTGGCTAATTTTGCaaagaaaatatttgttttgtttacaaCTAGAACTACCGCTCTGAAAATACTTAAGTAAACAGCTTCAAAAGATTTAGCTACTTCTTTGGTAGATTAGCCCATTGACTGGATAAATGGGGTCTGCTTTTGGGTTCCTCTAAGGCATTATTTGTAGTTTGAAACCAGATCCTGTTTGTACTTGCCTTCTATATACCACTTTTACGTATTCTATTGGGAATAAAATTTATGTGGCTTTATGATAacgttacaaaaaaaaaaaaaaaaaaacttattttctgACTTGTGGTTCTatgtatttttggaaatattggGATCTGTAAACATGGAAACAGATGCACAATAGTGTTGAGTCCGCAGTGTTCAAGATGCCAATTTTTGGAAGACGTCTCCTATAAAGATCAATATTGTTGGAATTTGATGCTTTCTTGTTTAGTGTAATTGTGATATGACCTCATGCTTTATCATTATAATCTGGTGGTTTCTCTCTCTGTTGGACATGAAGGCTTTTCTATGATTCTTTCCAGGTCAAACCTTCTCTGATGTTGTTGGGAGTCCGTACTATGTTGCACCAGAGGTGCTGTGTAAGCTTTATGGACCTGAAGCGGATGTATGGAGTGCAGGAATTATATTATACATCTTGTTAAGCGGGGTGCCACCTTTTTGGGCTGGTAGCCATTTCTGAATTCATATATTGATCAATGAGTGGTAGATAAATCACTAGTGAATTCACTTTCTATACTTCAAACTCATATTACCACATAGTTTTTGCATCTTTTGTCATCTGCAGAATCTGAAAAGGGGATCTTCCGAGAGATTTTACAAGGTAAACTGGATTTTCAGTCTGAACCATGGCCTGGCATCTCTGAAAGTGCCAAGGATCTCATCCGAAAAATGCTTGATCGAAATCCAAAGAAAAGGCTAACAGCTCATGAAGTCCTTTGTAAGTCTCTTTCACTTGCGTACTTGTATTAAGCGCGGTGACTTGTTTAGGTCTTAAGGGAAGATGAGGCTTAAACAAGTCCTAGTGTGATCATTTCATTGGATTTGCAAAAGGTTGGTAAACTAAACTGATCTTTGTATTAGGCCACCCGTGGATTGTAGATGACATTGCTCCAGATAAACCTCTTGATTCTGCAGTGCTGTCACGCCTAAAGCAGTTCTCCGCAATGAACAAACTTAAGAAGATGGCATTGCGAGTAAGGCTTCAATAGATGTGTAGTGATACATTTCTAGCTACATATCTATGACCGTTGATTTCTTGGACTATTGAGCACTGATTCCCTAACAGTCTgaaaacacacaaacacattcgcagttttttgttttattttttacctgTTCCTTTGGATACTACAAGTAAATCTATATTTATTAGGTTGAACTTTGGGTCTATTACCTCTAGAATTTTATGAATTTCATATTGAGGGCTAATAATGGTTCAGTTCTTATGCTTCCATAGGTTTTTCGACTGTCTAGGAACCTAATCATTAATTTTCTGACCTGATAGTCTTTTGAATGGGAGATGCGGCAGAAATCTTCAGCATCATTTGCGTCCTTCATAACATAACCCTATTGAGGGACATGGACTTAATGTTTGGGAAATGAGTTCTGATCGAAACTTCTGCCATCTACACAGTAGTGCAGGTGCTTATAAACATTGTCTAGTGCTTGATTTAAGGCGAAATGTATGAAACTAGCTCTTACTTGTTAGGTTCCATGCATAGTGCATAAGTTTTTCAGAATGAGATTTTCTACTCCTGCACCCTCATCATTTTAGATAGAGGAAAGAACTGAAATGTTTTGCATGCAAGGTGTAGAAAGTTACTCAGCTATGATATACACATACACTTTGCATTCACAGATGTACATATAACTGCTGGGGTTAAAGATTAGGCTGTATCTACCAATTACTATTTTGCGCGAAAGAGGCGCTAAGATGAGTTTGATGAAAGAGTTAGAGATACATCTCATTGTTCTGTTGGAGCTTGACAATCTTATTAATGCTAAAACAAATTCTCCAGAGGAATTATCTGTCACAAAAACATTCGTGCATTTTCCATAAGACAATTTAATATTCAACAATTTGATATTATATGATTgctttgataaaaatgaaacaatCATCATGTATCTTGTACCGCCTTATATGTTATGATGGTGACGTTTGTGTTGGTAAAtgttaaattaattttcaaactctattgtcttaaaaaaaaaaaaaaaatcaaactctaTTGTAGGTCATAGTTGAGAAGCTTTCTGAAGAAGAAATCGGTGGTTTGAAAGAGTTGTTCAAAATGATAGACACAGACAACAGTGGAACAATAACATTTGATGAACTAAAAGACGGATTAAAGAGAGTGGGCTCTGAACTTATGGAGTCTGAGATCAAGGATCTTATGGAAGCAGTAAGAAACTTAGTCACCATCATTGATAAAATCTACTATAATTTGTTATGTGGGGCCAAGAATCTTACTTGTGGATGTTTGGTAGGCAGATATTGACAACAGCGGAACAATTGACTATGGTGAATTTCTTGCTGCCACTTTGCACTTGAACAAGCTGGAGATAGAAGAGAATCTATTGTCAGCCTTCTCCTTTTTCGACAAGGATGGTAGTGGCTACATAACCATTGATGAACTTCAACAAGCCTGCAAAGAGTTTGGTTTAAGCGAGGTCCACCTAGATGAAATGATTAAAGAAATTGATCAAGATAATGTAAGTTTGTTCATTTATATTTGACCATGATGACACCTACTGTATCTGCTTACATCTTTACAACTGTTAGTTTATTCAGAAGAGAAAAGCTTTTTTAGCTTTATGTTACTTTTTATGAGCAAAATTTCAAAGGACTACTACATTCACATTTTGCATGGTGCTAATGAGCCTAATAGTTTTTATGTTTAGAAGGTGAACTATACCATGCACCTATTCTTTTATAGCCCCTTTTGAGTATGGCTTGCATCCTATATCCTGTGTGGACAGGTCGCAAGCTTGGGGTGCCACATCAGTATTTAGGGACTCGTGGAACCCCAGCTTGCGTCTTGTGCGCACAGACACAGGACACAAACCAAAGCCATTTTATAAATGGAATTTCTCTTCATGTAAGCATGAAATGAACTCATCATACAACAACTTCCTTTTTATGATCCTATGCTAGCATCACTATTTACTTAGGATTTGAAATAAATGAAGAGCTGAATCTGTTTTCTAGGTTTCCAACTTTGAACTAATGAATGTTTTGTATCGCAGGATGGACAAATAGATTTTGGGGAATTTGCTGCAATGATGAGGAAGGGCAATGGAGGAATAGGGAGGAGAACCATGAGAAGCAAATTAAATTTGGGAGATGCTCTTGGACTTACCAGCAATCTGTCCAATGAACTGAGGTGATTGTTCACATTTAAGTAACTAATCATTTGGCAGTTCAATATATTTTGGGATGTTATTATGGAAAGAAGACATTTAAGAGTGGTGCTTCCATGAATTGAAGGTCACCTCATCTCTCTTTCATTGTACGGCATTTTGGGAAAGAGAAGTATGTGCCACACCACATTATCTTGTGCCaagtatttcatttttttatatatgtagtGGAGTCAAAAGTTAATGGCTTTACTCTTGGATTGAAAGGATGttttaatatgtatattaaaGTCTTGCTTTATGACTTACGAGTAGCAGAGCGAGGATTTTGGTTCACAAGTTGAAAAAACtgattaaaaatatgaaaggatataacttaaaattttaattatcgtttaaaacatataaatgtagcTTGTAATTTATCTTTTCATGCCTTGCATTAATTTATCTTTTGAAATCTTTGTATAATTTCTTCGTATTTTGGTCTCTATCATCAATTAGGATGGTAGaagaaatttttcttcttgagtTGGGGAAACACAGACTGATGAGGTATATTCTATTTTATTCCACCATTtcaataaaagaaaggaaattagCCCAAATACTTGTTAACTCGCTCTAATGAATGGATGTAAAGCaagaatatgaataatttgAAATGAATTTAACTTTCTTTGTAAATTTGGTCTGCTGTTGTGCTTTTATTGACTTTGCATAGGGCTCCAAGATCCAAAAATCTCATCCTTCACTCCAATTTTAGCTCTACGATTTTGTAGTATTATATCCAGttgaaaacatgaagaaaaaaaaaaaaaaaaaattgagaaaaaaagagagaaagaaaaagatttggAATTTCTTAATCTTGGGAAGTAGTTATAGCGAGGGgccacctatatatatatatatatatatatatatgcttggatCAAGATGGTACAAATTACCATAAGAATTTCCGATTATTAAAAAGTGAAGGATTGACCAATCCTTGCCAGCCTGTCCCAAGAAACTATGGTAGAAGGGTGGGGCAAGTTTAGGTATAGGTGCGCTTTAGGACATTAAATTCACTTTTTTAGGATACTAATCAAAACGTGATTctcaaaaactcaattaaatgtttggtaaaattagaaaaagtggTACACGTGTGATGCTTATGGtgtgaaaatttgatttttagtcATTAAAATcgctcatttttaaaaatatatcttCTTGTAAGTTGCGCCAAAgtgccattttttaaaaattggacACTTTTTATGGtcttgtttaaattgtgtgttTGGCTTGTGAAATTGAGGGCCAAAATACACTCTAAGCTAAGAATCGAGACGTTCAAATCGCCAATCCCTCTTGCTTGTTTTTAATGGAAACCCACGATGAATCACTATGGTAAACTGTAAATTGTTGTGCCCAGAGGATGAGAAAGAATTGCATgcattattagtttttttttttttttaaaaaaaccttaCAAACTTGCGTGGCATCCTGAGGGTTGTCTCTTTGATAAGTATGGCTATAGGATGATTTATGATGCTGACAGTGCAATTGGCCCTAAGGTGTCTTCCATTATTCATGAAGGAGCTTGGTATTGGCCTAGTGCCAGATCGGACAGTTTGGTTCATGTACAAAGTACGCTTCCTGAAATCCATATTGGCCGAGAGGATCTTCCTGTTTGGAGGTCTTCAACTGGAAAGTACTTTTGTGCTCAGACCTGGGATCACCTTCGACAAAGACTGCCAGAGGTTCAATGGTATCAGTTTGTCTGGTTTCCTTTGGCAATCCCTAAgcattcttttattctttggaTGGTGTTTAGGGATGCTCTTATTACCAAGGAAAAGATGTGTACTTGGGGTTACACGGGTCCTACCTTGTGTCTCTTTTGTTTCGCTTGTCAGGAAAATCGAGACCACCTCTTTTTCAGGTGTAGTTTCAGCCGCCGTGTTTGGAGGAGTATTATGGCTGAATGCTTGATTTTTGATCCTCCTGTGGATTGGGAAGATATTGGTAGATGGAGTGAAGTTCATTTGAAGGGAAAGA is a window of Alnus glutinosa chromosome 4, dhAlnGlut1.1, whole genome shotgun sequence DNA encoding:
- the LOC133865759 gene encoding calcium-dependent protein kinase SK5-like, which produces MDNITSAPPSKDSKPKWVLPYRTQNLGEIYTLGRKLGSGQFGTTFLCTDKSTGHNYACKSIPKRKLLYPEDYDDVLREIQIMHHLSEHPHVVRIRGTFEDSVAVHLVMELCEGGELFDRIVKKGQYSEREAAKLLKTILGVVEACHSLGVMHRDLKPENFLFSSVEEDAALKATDFGLSVFYKPGQTFSDVVGSPYYVAPEVLCKLYGPEADVWSAGIILYILLSGVPPFWAESEKGIFREILQGKLDFQSEPWPGISESAKDLIRKMLDRNPKKRLTAHEVLCHPWIVDDIAPDKPLDSAVLSRLKQFSAMNKLKKMALRVIVEKLSEEEIGGLKELFKMIDTDNSGTITFDELKDGLKRVGSELMESEIKDLMEAADIDNSGTIDYGEFLAATLHLNKLEIEENLLSAFSFFDKDGSGYITIDELQQACKEFGLSEVHLDEMIKEIDQDNDGQIDFGEFAAMMRKGNGGIGRRTMRSKLNLGDALGLTSNLSNELR